The Elaeis guineensis isolate ETL-2024a chromosome 14, EG11, whole genome shotgun sequence genomic sequence tattttttttatttttttttatttttctttttttctcctatcgtttctctctttccttcctcccttcccaccatcacccacccctccccggcCGACCCCCACCCTGGCTACCCacagccccctccccacccccatgTCGCCCCTTACTACCCTCTGACCCCATCTCtgccggccgaccccctccccggccccatgtcGCCCCCAGCCGCCAACAGCTCCCTCTCCGCCCCCATGTCACCCTCGACCGCCCCTCGACCCCATCTCCATCGGCCGACCCCCTCTCCGACCCCGTGTTGCCCCCGACCGTCCACGGCCCCCTCTCCACCCCCGTGTCGCCCCCCGACCCCAGCCCCACTTCCTCCCCACCTCTGTGTCACCTCCGGCAACCCCTCGACCCCATCTCCGCCGGCTATCCCCCTTCCCAGCCTCGTGTCACCCCCGGCCGCCTACGGCCCCCTCCCCGCTCCCGTGTCGCCCCCGTGTCGGCCCCGGCCGCCCACCCCCATGCTGCGACCCCCTGCATCGGCCAACCTCATCCTCTCCATCCCCGGCCACCCACGGCCCCCTCTCCACCACCCAGTGGCCCAATCAACtaaaaaaaaagggttggaaTATATCCTTACCTCCGACGGACAGCAACAGCGGAATCGGATGCACGGACGGCAATGGCGTAGACGGGAACAGCGGCGACGACGATGGAGAGGCACTCGTCGGTggaaagagaggggggagagctcggagagggagaggggagagggagatctcagttggagagaggagaggggaggtggagagctcggagagggagaggggagaggggagtgGGGAGAGGGGGAAGGAAGAGGATTTTGTATGAAGGGACGTCGAATTGACGTGCATTGAATGTAGAACTATtaggaataaaaattttcatcgctaatactattattagtgacaaaaaataattttcatcgtcaaaaattctcgtcaaaaaaaatttcctactaaaaaattttttctctaaaaaaatttcacccaaaaaaattattaacgatgaaaaataaattattattaataaacttATTAGTAACAAAAATTAGATTTTCGTTGCCAATAatttccaccaaaaaaatttctccactaaaaaaaaatttctaaaaaaatttcacccaaaaataaattattggtgatgaaaaagaattcatcattaataactttattagcaataaaaatttgatttctgtcgtTAATAAATATcgttgaaatatatatttttttctaacattttttccttcaaaaaaatttaaaaaaattatttttaaaatattttttgaatgaaaagaatttttattgctaacaaatttttttttagttaacaaactttttattcataaaaattgattaaaataatatttttaaaatatgattgttgatgaaaaatatatttacatcatcaatatatttttttaaaaaaattgacaaaataatttaaagactatttatgatgaaaatttattttacatcattaataattaaatatcttttcaataataattttataaaaaattaattttagattttttcatcaaaaaaattttcatccaaaaaatttaataaaaaaatgatattaaaaaaatatttatgatgaaaaataaaactaattttatttaatctaaaaaaattttggtctaaaaaaatttatcaaaaaaattttatcaaaaaaattaattttttattaataaaaaatttatataaatagttaatttatgattttttttctaattttttttttaaaaaaattatatatatataaaatataattacgatgaaaagtttaatttatatcgctaataattgttataagaacaaCTCTTCGACTTTCACAATGGAATAGGTACTATgagagatcgatagctttgaaGTTTTTGATTTCTTAGGAGCTCATCTTTTTCTTGGAGTCCTCATTCTAGAAGTCAGAGTACGAGAATATCACAATAATTTTGAGATcataagaaaaatccatcaagattgagatttgaagGATAGGATAGAGACAGAAAGTTAGAAGCTCAGAAGCTCATATATTATCTACATGTAAagatcgagcttgagaaattcatcaagaattgtgtaagcatcaaagatctagcaattaaccagaatcaaagcaGATCTGCGAGTAATGCAAATTGTGTTATAAAGCATAAGTTCATATTTGTGCTTTACACTGTCAGAAAGATGAGTGCTagtattgtttgtcttctcatgattgaaactcctacagagatatatttgagcGTCAATCGATGTAGAAAGTATGGTACCTTTCGAGATCGTGGAAGCCATGCTTGAATGCGCTACTTAACTATATGATTCTGTATGAAAGGAGGCTCTTTTCATGTAGCTTAAGGTAGATACTCTattagaaagattcattgatatcactaggaACAGTGACAGCAATGAACAATAAATTTTACGTCGCAAATAAacgtatagctcatttcattcaaaaagatcaATTCATTCTAATCTACGAATATCATTCACTTTTAAATAATTTtctcatataaaaaatttgatttggatcataactcacatttgcttctttaccatgtaaaaagataaaagatgtatacagctgctacaaaaaatagatgcagttaccttacacaaaattaaaaatttaaattttataattttttaaaattttattttttttaacatattggcgaagaaaatatttgcatcataaataaatgtatttatgacaaaaacaaaagtttcattgtaaataattattatttatgatgaaaaattttatcataaataataattaacttttgattttttttaaatactaattttttaagtatttgtaaaaaataattttattgtgaataatttagtatttaccatgaaatatttttttcatcataaaaataatttatttacgataaaaattttagtcacaaataataatcaatttttgatttttaatttttttaactattagaagtgaaaattttttgtcaaaaataattaagtatttatgaagaaatttttttgtcattgcaaaaagctattatttatgatgaaaaattcttatcataaaaaattagtaatttttggtttttttaaatttttatttttttaactatttatgatgaaaaaagtttcttcataaataatcaattatttatgatgaaaagttttttatcattgtaaaaaataattatttatgatgaaaaattttcatcatagatAATgagcaattttttatttttttaaatttttaatctttttaactatttatgataaaaatattttcatcataaataaatattatttataataaaaaaattatcataaatactcaattatttatgatgtaatatttttatcacaaataatctataatttttaaattttttaagttttttatttttttaaatattaacgatgaaaatatttttattgagactAAAGTTATtgccgatgaaaaaaaaatttcatcgtaaatatttaaattatttataataaaaatattttcatcatgaatatttaaaaatttaaaattaaaataaataatgtattatttatgatgaaactattcattgcaaataatctgtatttatgatgaaatattttttctatcccTAAAAtgtaactatttacgatgaaaaattattttcatcataaatattttattatttatgatcaattttatttttcatcctaAATGCTATTAGTGGAGATGAAAATATTTACGTCGCAAATAATTCTATCGTAAAAATGCTCTTTTGTTTTAATGCAATCAGATTGGATTAGATCACATGCAGAACAGATTGTATGTGGAATAGATTAAAAATTCATCAATCCAATCTTAATCTTTTATTAAGTGGATCAAAAATTCGGATATGGACCCAACTTGTTTATTAAACAAATAATGTGATCGAATTCATgtaatccatttattaaacatATCAAATCAGGTTGAATGGGTTTTTATAAATTAAAGGGATTTAAATGGATAAAGGGGGTTGGTTAAATATAAAAGAAATAGATAAAGCAAGTTTTAAATAGATGAAGTAGCTCTTAAATAGTTAAATGGGCCGGATTATGATTCAATTCAATTATCAAACATATCAAATtaatagattaaatggatcaaaaatgtaaatttaaacctaatctatttaataaattagTCTAAAGAGGTTGAGCTGTTTGTAGAAATGATTATTATGAACACGGACTGCTATATGTGCTTGTGACCACGCATATAGGTTGTAACAAGTAAGGTTGGAAGTGGGCTCGGGCTGGCCCGAGGCCCATTGGACTAGGCCGATTTCGGATCGGGTTTCGGGCTCAGCCCAAAAGCATTCAGGTCGGGCTTGGACCAAAATTTAGGGTCTGTTTTACTTTCGGACCGGGCTCGGGCCTACCTTTGGTCTAGCCCAGACCCGGCCTGGGCCCGAGCCCGATCACAAGCCCGATTATAAGCCCAATCATAAGTCCGGCCCCGTCCGTCGATCATTATCATCCTCACTTCCGATCCTCCCAGCTCTCCCACCGACCGTCGGTCTTCGTCGTCAGTCTCCCCCTCTCCTCCATTAATCTCAAATCCCTCCTTGCACCCTAGATCCATAAACCATGGATTTCGATTGGAAGCCAGAATAGGGGAACGATGAAGAGAGGGCATCAGGAGAGTGGCAGGGGAGTTGGAGGGTATCTGATGGCGGAGATGCTGTCGAGCAGCAAGGACAAGATGACGGCGATGGAGGAGCAAGATGGTGGAGTGGATGAGCTCTTGGCCGCACTCAGGTATAAGGTCCGATCCTCGGACATGGCGGATGTCGCCCTGAAGCTCGAGCAGCTCGAGATGGCCAAGGGCAGTAGCACCGCCCAAGGCGGCACTTTCCTCTCCCACCTCGCCTCCGACACCATCCACTATAACCCTTCTGACCTCTCCACCTGGCTCGAGAGCATGCTCTTCGAGCTCAACATCCTGCTTCCTCCCCTCCCTTTCGCCTCGATTCCAAACCATCAAAGTAACCAGCTTGATCTGCTGCCAGTCCCCGCCGCTGTAGCTCCAGCCTCCATTCTCGATCTGGCGGAGTGCTGTACTGCGACCACCGTCGACTTGCCAACCCCACGGTGCCAGTCGGAGTACGATCTCAAGCCCATCCCCTCCGTCGTCACCGCTGCCTCCAGCTACATTATGTATAGATCGGAGCCGCCGGTGGAACTGAATGCACAGGATCGCAGGTGGATGAGGACCTCATCCTCTTCCTCGTCTTCGTCTCGTGCTGGAGGTATTGGAGTAGTAGGAGTATAGGAGGGATGGGATCGTCGATGCCTTCCGCGATGGAGGTGTCGTCGATGGTTGCAGGGCCGGCAGCAGGGGCGCTGCCGATGGTGGTTATAGACTTGCAGGAAGCTGGGATCCAGCTGGTCCACACGCTGATGGCCTACGCAAAGGCGGTACAGGAGCAGAACCTCAAAGCGGCGGATGCGCTGGTCAAGCAGATCTTGGTGCTGATGTTGGTGGTGGGCTGGCCCAATTTGTTCAGGTCGGGCTCGGGTCCAAGCTCGGATCAGGCTCGGATCTGGatcttttaaatattttcgaACCAAATCTGGGTCGAAGCCTGATAAAAAATTTCAGACCAGACCCGGACTGGGTCTGACCCGGCCCACTTTCAGCCCCAGCAACAAGCAAGATAACAACCGTTACAATGAGTTATTGGGCACTGTAACAATTTATCGTAACCTAAATAATCTCCAAATAACTAAGTTTGTCTcgcatgaaattaatatttttgttaAATAAGCACGAAAAGGTTAGTTTTTGATGTATTATTTTAATgttcaaaatttgaaatcataCACAGCGGCGCGCGGCATATGTCGACAGTTATAACGATAATAAATGTCTCAGGTGGGATCAGTCGGAATGTAAAAATACCGTTAACTCAAACCTAACCTCGATGTGAGACACCTAACTACCTCTCTCCCACGCGCATCTTTCCTCCATTTTCTTAGACAGCAGTTTAGCAAAGAACGCTGCCCAAATTTGAATAAACCGGCACACGTGCTTCTTGGTTCCATACCTACCATCCCACACAAAACCTCTATAAAACCCCCATCCCTTGCTCACCATTCTCCATCTCATTTTCACTCACCACAACCCAGTAGTAGTATAAGTGAAGCCTAGGAAACAATCCAGTTTAACGATGAGTCCCTCCACTTGGACCCTCGAGATCGAGTCCCCGGCCCCCGCCGCAAGGCTGTTCAAGGCGGTCCTCGACTGGCACAACCTGGCCCCTAAACTCCTGCCCAACATCGTCGCAAGCGCCGTGGGTATCCAAGGTGAAGGCAGCGTCGGAAGCGTCAGGCAGCTCAACTTCACCTCAGGTATTGCAATCCACATCTTTGAAATTTTCTTGTCTTAATTATCGGTATATATTTCATGCACTTAAGAGTTGGTGCAATATTTGTAGCGATGCCATTTGGCTATGTGAAGGAGCTTCTGGACTTCGTGGACTTTGACAAGTTTGAGTTCAAGCAAAGCCTGATCGAAGGCGGTGATCTCGGGAAGAAGATCGAGTCAGCCTCAACCCAGTTCAAGTTCGAGCAAACCAGCAAGGGAGGGTGCGTGTGCAAGGTGGTCACAACCTATAAGCCATTACCAGGAGTTGACAACAAGGATGAGGTAGCCAAGGGAAAGGAAGCAGTGACCGCGACCATCAAGGCAGCAGAGGCCTACGTCCTGGCCAACCCTGGTGCCTATGTCTGAAGTGGTTCGGGTTTGAGCTCGCACACTTGGTGGTGCAATAGTACTATAGCAAGCGAGAGATTGCTTTTGGAGTGGGTGTTTgcgaggttgttcttgttgtttccaTGCTTTTCTTTTCTACTGAGTGCCTATCTATGATTTTCTGAAATAAATAAACCAACCGGTTTAGTGTGTGTATGCCAGATTTGTGAACCTTTTTTTCCACAATGCATCAGATTtacataaaataaattgaaaaaaaaaaaagtatatttcaaagcagaaaaaaagagaaaaattatgcCCATCCAGTCGAGTACCTCAGCTTTTTACTGTCCTTATGAACTTGATTCTATCCGAGTACTTTCACTCGCTTGGCATTTTATTCTAGTGCTATGCACCTGGATAGATTTTACCACTGATGAGTTAGTTTGTGGATAAGAGACCAATTCTTCGGCCAATATTCCATATCCTCCCGACCAGAGTTACAAGGTCACGGTACCGAGCTCAGCAGTGACCCATCAACGACTCTGCTTTTGTTACTATGTAATAGTACATATCCAGCATGGGACTAAGACCTGAAAACTTGGTATTTGGATTATCCCATATATCACTCGTTTTGGTCTGTTGAGGGTGGTATGCACTATACATGGACTGTAAAGTCGGTTAGCGAATTCCACTCGGAATCAGATACATCCAATCGAACTGTTTTAGATAGGTTACTTGATTCCACCAAGGGTAGAAAATTTTTTCGTGGTTGAGCCAACTAGGCATTATAGTCATCCAAATACAATATTTCTCTGGTAACAACTCCTTGATGAAGATCTCTCATTGCAGATATTATTAACTCTTCCCAAAAGACTGTTTATATATCCTAATAAGTTTGGTTATAATCCCTGTATTAAAAGCGTATTGGCAGCTACATTTGTTAGGACAAAATATGTAGATTCTTACACGCCATATCCATGCAACCTTTCTCAAGAAACATGCATCTCAACATCTTATATTGGCCATGTCAGGTTATACCATGTTGGCTTTAGTACTTCATATATATTGAGTCCTTTTCCTaagtaataataaaaaaaaaacttaattatcaaaataatttaagtttTTACTTATTTAACGATTTGATACAAAAATGATAAAACgctattttgaatggcgttttatcaTGCCACATCACCCTCCCATTCCCCACCATTTTCCACGTAGACTAggcgaggaaaaaaaaaataaaaatgcaatttggtatggcatttttaaaaacgccattccaaactgcgtttttaaaaatgccacaTCATTTGGCACTTTTAATTATtatccccccaaaaaaaaaaaaatagaaaaaaatgataaaaaaatgaaaattataattttaaatttataaaaaaaataaaaattataattttgataaaaataaaaattatcatttcaaattagtatctccatttcaaattatcttttaaaaaaactaaaaaaataataataaaaaaaattaaaaatatcataaaaaagcattgaaaagaaatagaaattataattcaaaatgttaagaaaaaaaaatttaattttaatttaaataaaaatcatcatttcaaattacaatctccttttgaaattaattttttttaaaaatatcataaaaaattaaaaaattattaaaaaataagaaaaaaataaaaattataattttgaataaatttttaaaaataaaaattcaaattttaattaaaataaaaaataaatttaaattattttcttcatttaaaattaatttttttaaaaaatatgtaaaaaaatatttaaaaaaatctt encodes the following:
- the LOC140853713 gene encoding pathogenesis-related protein 1-like; protein product: MSPSTWTLEIESPAPAARLFKAVLDWHNLAPKLLPNIVASAVGIQGEGSVGSVRQLNFTSAMPFGYVKELLDFVDFDKFEFKQSLIEGGDLGKKIESASTQFKFEQTSKGGCVCKVVTTYKPLPGVDNKDEVAKGKEAVTATIKAAEAYVLANPGAYV